In the genome of Bryobacteraceae bacterium, one region contains:
- a CDS encoding glycerophosphodiester phosphodiesterase family protein — protein MRIHISAFAAVAMAVPHLAIAQYQPPVEVGPRPLYLIEGMEASKLKDKLMGCKEGPFLRKDFSIGHRGAALQFPEHTDVSYEAGARMGAGIVECDVTFTKDGQLVCRHSECDLHTTTNIAATTLNQACSTPWSGPTSRPNCCTSDLTVTEFKTLSGKMDAAAPGATTARGYLGGIANWRTDLYTGRAHVLTLRESIELNKRLGVKHTPELKGGNPARIAQVFGSQARYAQKMIDEFKTAGVDPKDVWAQSFNLDDVLYWVRNEPDFGKQAVYLDSIDPTANPPIPRLTVAELADIKAKGVRIIAPPMWALLAVDNDAVVPSQYAKDIKAAGLEIITWTFERADLRAGAATAGWYYQFDPKGEAVKTDSDMFKALDVLAQEVKILGIFSDWPAAITYYANCMGLK, from the coding sequence ATGCGAATCCACATTTCAGCATTCGCCGCTGTCGCCATGGCCGTGCCCCATCTCGCCATCGCCCAGTATCAGCCCCCGGTGGAGGTGGGTCCCCGTCCCCTCTACCTCATCGAAGGAATGGAGGCGAGCAAGCTCAAGGACAAGCTCATGGGCTGCAAGGAAGGTCCCTTCCTCAGGAAGGACTTCTCCATCGGCCATCGCGGCGCCGCTCTGCAATTCCCCGAGCACACCGACGTTTCCTACGAAGCCGGAGCGCGCATGGGCGCAGGTATCGTGGAATGCGACGTCACCTTCACCAAGGACGGCCAGCTCGTCTGCCGCCACAGCGAGTGTGACCTCCACACCACCACCAACATCGCCGCCACAACGCTCAACCAGGCCTGCTCCACGCCCTGGAGCGGACCCACGTCGCGCCCCAACTGCTGCACCAGCGATCTCACCGTCACCGAGTTCAAGACGCTCAGCGGCAAGATGGACGCGGCTGCTCCCGGCGCCACCACCGCCCGCGGCTACCTCGGCGGCATCGCCAACTGGCGCACGGACCTCTACACCGGCCGCGCCCACGTGCTCACCCTCCGCGAGAGCATCGAGCTCAATAAGCGCCTCGGCGTGAAGCACACCCCGGAACTGAAGGGCGGCAATCCCGCCCGCATCGCCCAGGTGTTCGGCAGCCAGGCCCGCTACGCCCAGAAGATGATCGACGAGTTCAAAACCGCCGGCGTCGATCCCAAAGACGTCTGGGCCCAGTCCTTCAATCTCGACGATGTTCTCTATTGGGTCCGCAACGAGCCCGATTTCGGAAAGCAGGCCGTCTACCTCGATAGCATCGACCCCACCGCCAATCCCCCGATTCCCCGGCTCACCGTGGCCGAACTCGCCGATATCAAGGCGAAGGGCGTTCGTATCATCGCCCCGCCGATGTGGGCGCTGCTCGCCGTCGACAACGACGCCGTCGTTCCGTCGCAGTACGCCAAGGACATCAAGGCTGCCGGTCTCGAAATCATCACCTGGACCTTCGAGCGCGCCGACCTTCGCGCCGGCGCCGCCACCGCCGGCTGGTATTACCAATTCGATCCCAAAGGCGAAGCCGTGAAAACCGATAGCGACATGTTCAAGGCGCTCGACGTCCTGGCGCAGGAGGTCAAGATCCTCGGAATCTTCTCGGACTGGCCGGCCGCGATCACCTACTACGCCAACTGCATGGGCTTGAAGTAG
- a CDS encoding MFS transporter, which translates to MFPRTFALTWIAYSGFYLCRKNFSVLMPYLKTEQGFSSEQLAHVLFLYSIAYALGQFVNGQIADRLGARLVVLAGSLVSAVCSALTATPFPLTIAQGVNGFAQSAGWPSVLKLAREWFPTANLGVIMSWWGTHLVVGGFIATNLAAKVSEGGWRRGAWVPSLILAAIGLAFGIFARDKHTGPLSERPPSGSLAITRPLAAIACMYFFVKMTRYAFLFWLPLYMTEHLQYSPVHAGYASSAFELVGFGGVLAAGYLSEHAAGGARFPVAATMMVGLGVLCVLYPMLSRFGVGANIAAVALMGALTFGPDTLMAGVGTQEAAAPGATARAAGFVNGIGSAGQVVSPYLVAGVSTNYGWEALFFALSVAALLGSAALATQWLPAANWEGRGHARS; encoded by the coding sequence GTGTTTCCACGTACGTTCGCTCTCACCTGGATCGCGTACTCCGGTTTCTACCTCTGCCGCAAGAACTTCAGCGTGCTGATGCCGTACCTGAAGACCGAGCAGGGGTTTTCTTCGGAGCAGCTTGCGCATGTCCTGTTCCTGTACAGCATCGCCTACGCGCTCGGGCAATTCGTCAACGGACAAATCGCGGACCGTCTTGGCGCACGCCTCGTGGTCCTCGCCGGCTCGCTTGTCTCGGCGGTCTGTTCGGCGCTCACCGCAACCCCGTTCCCTCTCACCATCGCCCAAGGCGTTAACGGATTCGCGCAGTCCGCCGGCTGGCCTTCCGTATTGAAGCTCGCCCGCGAATGGTTTCCCACCGCGAATCTCGGCGTCATCATGAGTTGGTGGGGCACCCATCTCGTTGTCGGCGGATTCATCGCCACCAACCTCGCCGCGAAGGTTTCAGAGGGAGGGTGGCGGCGCGGCGCATGGGTCCCTTCGCTGATCCTGGCCGCGATCGGACTCGCCTTCGGAATCTTCGCGCGGGACAAACACACCGGTCCGCTCTCGGAACGGCCCCCTTCCGGATCCCTCGCCATTACACGGCCTCTGGCGGCCATCGCCTGCATGTACTTCTTCGTGAAGATGACTCGATACGCGTTCCTGTTCTGGCTGCCCCTTTATATGACGGAGCACCTCCAGTACTCGCCCGTGCACGCCGGTTATGCGTCTTCCGCTTTCGAGCTCGTCGGCTTCGGTGGAGTGCTCGCCGCGGGTTACCTCTCTGAGCACGCCGCCGGCGGCGCGCGCTTTCCCGTGGCCGCGACGATGATGGTCGGACTCGGCGTCTTGTGCGTGCTCTATCCCATGCTCAGCCGCTTCGGCGTGGGCGCCAATATCGCCGCCGTCGCGCTGATGGGTGCGCTCACCTTCGGACCCGACACGCTCATGGCCGGCGTAGGTACGCAGGAGGCTGCTGCGCCGGGCGCCACAGCTCGCGCCGCCGGCTTCGTCAACGGCATCGGATCCGCCGGTCAGGTCGTGTCGCCGTATCTGGTGGCCGGCGTCTCCACGAACTACGGTTGGGAGGCGCTGTTCTTCGCCCTCAGCGTCGCCGCGCTGCTTGGTTCGGCGGCGCTCGCCACGCAATGGCTGCCCGCGGCAAACTGGGAGGGTCGTGGCCACGCACGAAGCTGA